CCACGACGCTGAGCGGGATCGTCGCCGACAACTGTTCGGGACGCGGCGTGATGGTGGTCAACTACGCGGCGAACGGGTTGCAGAACGGAAGCCCCGACGGCGTCGCGCTGGTCGACGCCGGCGGAACGCTGGTCGAGTTCCTGTCGTACGAGGGGACGTTCGTCGCCGTGGGCGGGGCGGCCGCTGGTGTCACCTCCACCGACATCGGCGTCTCGGAGAACGGCTCGGAGCCGCTCGGCCTGTCGTTGCAGCGTCAGTCGGACGGGTCGTGGGCCGCAGCGGCCACGAGCACGTTCGGCAGCTGCAATGACAACGGCGCGCCTCCCCCGCCGCCGGTGGTGGCGTCGGTGACCATCGCGCCCAACGGCGCCTCGATCGCAGTCGGTGCAACGCAGCAGTTCGCGGCCACCGCCGCCGACGCCAACGGGGCGACGATCCCGGGTGCCACGTTCGCCTGGTCGAGCGAGAACGCCGCCGTGGCCACCGTCAGCGCGAGCGGTCTGGTGACCGGCGTCGCCGCCGGGTCGGCCAACATCATCGCCGCCGAGAGCGGCGGGATCGCCGATACGGTGAGCGTGACGGTGACTGCGGCACCGCCGCCTCCGCCGCCGCTCCCGTCGACGCGCTTCTCCGAAATCCACTACGACAACTTCGGCACCGACGTCGGTGAGGCGATCGAGGTCGAGGGACCGGCCGGGACCGACCTCACCGGGTGGAGCATCGTGCTCTACAACGGGAATGGTGGTGCGGTCTATGCCACGGTTCCGCTCACCGGGACCATCCCCGACCTCTGCACGGGGCGTGGCGTCATCTCCACGAGCATCAGCGGGATCCAGAACGGCAATCCCGACGGCTTCGCGCTCGCTGACGCGACCGGGACGCTGGTCGAGTTCCTCTCGTACGGTGGCGCCTTCACCGGCGTCGGCGGCGCGGCCAATGGCGTGCTGTCGCTCGACATCGGCCAGGCCGAGTCGTCGGCGACGCAGGCCGGGCAGTCGCTGCATCGCGACAATAGCGGCGTCTGGCAGCCTGCCGCCACCGCGAGCTTCGGCGCCTGCTACGGCCAGACGCCGCCGCCACCGTCCAACACGATCACCTTCTCCGGCCGCACCAGCGCCGACCCCGCGCTCCCCGTCGGCTTCGAGGACCAGCTCTTCGCCACGGTGCGCGACCCGCAGGGCCAGGTGATCACGACGACGGTCACCTGGGTCTCGGAGACGCCGGCGGTGGCGAGCATCGACGCCAACGGCGTCGTGCATGCGCTGTCGGTGGGGACGTATCGTGTGCGTGCCACGGCGGCCGACGGCATCACGACGGCCACGTACACGCTCGACACGCAGCTGGCGACCGCTGGTGGAACGGCGGTCTACGGCAACAACATCGAGTTCGGCGTCCCGGCCGACGGCGACGCGAGCGACGACATCCTCGTCGCCCGCGCGCAGTTCACGTCGTCGTTCAACCCGGCGCGCGGGATCCCCAACTGGGTGAGCTACAACCTCGAGGCGACGCACATCGGGACGCAGGATCGCTGTGACTGCTTCACGTATGACCCGGCGCTTCCCTCCTCGCTGCCGCGCTACACGACGGCCGACTACACCGGTGCCGGCACCTTCGCCGGCTACGGGATCGATCGCGGGCACCTCGCGCGTTCGTTCGATCGCTCCACCGGGCTGCTCGACAACGCCAGCACCTTCTACTTCTCGAACATCATTCCGCAGGCGGCCGACAACAACCAGGGGCCGTGGGCGGCGCTGGAGAACTTCCTCGGCGACGAGGCGCGCTTCCAGAACCGGGAGGTCTACGTCATCGCCGGCGCTGCCGGGAGCAAGGGGACGGTGAAGGGCGAGGGGAAGATCACCATTCCGGCCTACACGTGGAAAGTTGCCGTCACCATGCCGCGCGACCAGGGGTTGTTGCAGGTGGACGACCTCTCCGACCTGACCGTGCTGGCGGTCCTCATGCCCAACGATGCGGGGATCCGCAACGTCCCCTGGCAGACGTATGAGACGACGGTCGACGCCATCGAGGCGCTGACCGGGTACGACCTGCTCGACCTCCTCCCCGACCCGGTCGAGATCGCGGTGGAGAGCAAGACCCTTCCGCCGGTTGCCGCTGTCGACGGCCCCTACAGCTCGGCAGAGGGGAGCAGCGTCTCGATGAGCGGCGCGACCTCCAGCGATCCGGACGGCGACGCCCTGACGTATGCCTGGAGCTTTGGCGACGGGACGTTCGGGACGGGGGCCACGACGTCGCACAGCTACACGCAGGACGGGAGCTTCACCGTGCAGCTGGTGGTCACCGACGCACGCGGCCTCGCCGATACCGTCACGACGACGGCGACGGTCAGCAATGTTGCCCCGGTCATCGCGGCGTTCGCCGGCGCGACGCTCTATCCCTTCGAGACGTACAAGGCGTCGGGCACCTTCACCGACCCCGGTACCGACCCGTGGACCGCGACGGTCGACTACGGCACCGGTGGCGGCGCGCAGGCGCTCGCGCTCACGGGGCGCACCTTCAAGCTCTCGCAGGCCTACAATCAGGCAGGGACGTTCACCGTGCAGGTCGTCGTCTCCGACGATGATGCCTCGCACACCCGCACCGCCCGCGTGACCGTGCTGACGGTGTCACAGGGGATTCTCGGGACGCAGGCCACGTTGCAGCTCCTGCTGAGCGCCGGGCGCATCAGCAACGCGGTCTACCAGGCGCTCGACGCGCAGCTCGGCGCCGCGCGCACGACGCTGGAGAACGGGCAGGTGCGGCCCGCGATGCTTCTGCTCGACAACGTGCAGGCGGCGATTCGTCGCTACGAGGCGAGCGGGGAGATCTCGAAGGCCGACTCGGCGTCGTTGCGGTCGGTGATCACGCGACTCATCACGTCGCTGAACAAGAGCTAGGCGCGCGACGCGGGCGCGGACGTTCGCGCCCGTTGTTGCCCGTAGACCGTCGGGGGCCCCCTGCGACCATCCAGTCGCGGGGGGCTCTTCGCGTCGGCCAGAACAGCGACGTCCCGGTAGGCTGCGGGGAATCGCCCTTGCGCCACCCCCCGGCCCCCCCCGAGCATTCCCGGGCCGCCGCTGCGGCCGCTCCCAGTGGCTCCCACGTGGCGACTCACGTGGCCACCCCCGCAATCCGCGGGACGATCCGGACTCCATCCGATTCACCGATGTCCGCCATTCGCACCCTCTCCGCCGTCGCGCTCGCGACCGCGGCGCTCGCCATCGTCGTCGTGCCGTCAGGCGCCAGTGCCCAGCGCGCCGGCCGCGCCACGTCCACAAGCGCCAGCAGCACCGTCCCGCCCTACAATCCGCGCCTCTACTCCGACCCGACGGCCACCAACAAGGCCTTCAAGTCGCTGCGCTGGCGCCTCATTGGCCCGTTCCGCGGCGGTCGCGTCGACGCCGTGGCCGGCGACCCCACCAAGCCGCTCGTCTACTACATGGGCGCGGTGAACGGCGGCGTCTGGAAGACGACCAACGCCGGGATCTCGTGGGAGAACATCACCGATGGCAAGACCGACATCTCATCGGTCGGCGCCGTCACCGTGGCCCCATCGGACCCTAACGTGATCTACGTGGGGACCGGCGAGTCGCAGCTGCGCGAGGACCTCACGTACGGCACCGGCGTCTATCGCTCCACCGACGCCGGCGAGACGTGGCAGCACCTCGGCCTCGTCGAGACGCACCAGGTCACGGCGATCCGCGTGCACCCCAACAACCCCGACGTGGCCTACGTCGCAGCGATCGGGCACGCCTTCGGCCCTAACGCGGAGCGCGGTGTCTTTCGCACGATGGACGGCGGGAAGTCGTGGAAGAAGATCCTCTTCCTCGACGACTCGACCGGGGCCACCGACCTGTCGATGGACCCCACCAATCCGCGCATCCTCTACGCGTCGATGTGGAAGTTCCAGCGCTCACCGTGGGGGATGGACGCCGGGGGCGGCAAGAGCGGACTGTGGAAGTCGACCGACGGGGGCGATACGTGGGTCGACCTGTCGGGCAACCGCGGGATGCCCAAGGCGCCGTTAGGCAAGATCGGCATCGCGGTCTCGCCGGCCAACCCGCGCCGGCTCTTTGCCTCCATCGAGGCGAAGGACACGCTGGGGGGGATCTTCCGCTCCGACGACGCCGGCGCCACGTGGAGCCGCACCAACGGGGAGCAGAAGTTCCAGGTGCGCCCGTGGTACTACTCGGCCGTCACCGCCGACCCCACCAATGAGAACACCGTCTACGTGATGAACCTGCAGGTGTGGCGGTCGATCGATGGGGGGAAGACCTTCTCGCGACTGCGCGTCCCGCACGGCGACACGCACATCATGTGGGTCGACCCGAAGGACCCCACCCGGCTGATCAACGGCAACGACGGCGGCGCCACGGTGTCGCAGGATGGCGGCAAGAGCTGGTCGTCGATCTACAACCAACCGACGTCGCAGTTCTATCACGTCATCACCGACAACCAGTGGCCGTACCGCCTGTACGGCGCCCAGCAGGACAACTCGGCCATCACCATTGCCTCGCGCTCGGACTTCGGCTCCATCGGCGAGCGTGACTGGTGGAGCGTGGCCGGGTGCGAGAACGCCCACATCGCCGTCGACCCGCGCGACCCCAACATCACCTACGGTGGTTGCTACACGGGGATGCTGATGCGGCACGACAACCGCACGCAGCAGACGCGCGACATCGCCGTCTGGCTCAACAACTACGACGGCATCCCGGCGAGTGACGTCCCGAACCGCTTCCAGTGGACCTTCCCGGTCCTCCTCTCGCCGCACGACCCCACCATCCTGTACGCCACGTCGCAGCACGTCTGGCGCTCCACCAACGAGGGACGGAGCTGGGACCGCATCTCGCCCGACCTCACCTACGCCGATCCGGCCACGTTAGGCCCCACCGGCGGCCCGGTGCACAAGGACATGACCGGGACGGAGTGGTACGCGACGATCTATGCCTTCGCCGAGTCGCCCAGGGCCAAGGGGGAGCTGTGGACGGGGTCGGACGACGGGCGCGTGCACCTCTCGCGCGACGGCGGCGCGACGTGGAGCGACGTGACTCCCAAGGCGATGGTGAAGCACACCCGCATCACCGGGATCGAGCCCTCGCCGCACGACCCGGCGGTCGCCTATCTCTCGGCCACGCGCTACCAGCTCGACGACTTCCGCCCGTACTTCTACAAGACCACCGACTACGGCAAGAGCTGGACGCGCATCGACAACGGGATCCCGATGGGGGCCTACGCGCGCTCCATTCGCGAGGACCCGATCCGGCGCGGGCTCCTCTTTGCCGCGACCGAGATCGGCGTCTGGGTCTCGCTCGACGACGGCGCCAACTGGCAGCCGTTGCAGCTCAACCTGCCGCGCGCCAGCGTGCGCGACCTGCGCGTGCATGAGAACGACATCGTCGTCGCCACGCACGGGCGCTCCTTCTGGGCGCTCGACGACATCGCGGTCATCCGCCAGCTGCATGATTCGGTGACCGCCAAGCCGCTGCACCTCTTCCAGCCGTCCACCGCCTGGCGCTTTGCCGGCGGACACGGCGGGCGCGGGGGGAATGCCGGCGAGAATCCGTACGACGGCGTCCTCGTCGACTACTGGGTCGGGACACCCCCCACCGACAAGCTCACGCTGGAGTTCGTCGACCCGCGCGGGACGGTCGTGCGTTCGTTCAGCAGTGCCACCAAGCGAGACAGCACCGCGAAGGCGCCGGTCGACTCCATGGCCTACGTCGCCTCCGACTCGATCGTGACCACGCGTCCCGGCACCAACCGCTTCTTCTGGAACCTGCGCTATCCCAACGCGAAGGAGATCAAGACCGTGGTGAACGACATGGGGACGCTGGCCGGCCCCACGGTCGTCCCCGGCGACTTCCGAGTGCGCCTCATCGCCGGCAAGGACACGCTGGTGCGCCCGTTCACCGTCAAGCTCGACCCGCGCGTGCAGGCGACCACCGCCGACCTGCAGCAGACCTTTGACCTGGGGATGAAGGTGCGCGGCCGACTAGGCGACATCGTCGACGCCTTCGCCCGCATCGAGGACCTGCAGCAGCAGATCGACGTGCGCGTCACGCAGTCGTCGGAGCAGGCGTATGCCCAGCGCGTGAAGGACGCCGCCAAGCCGGTGCGCGACCAGCTCGAGGTGGTGCGCACCGAACTGGTCGACTGGTTCAACCACGACGACCAGGCGACGCTGCACTTCCCGATCAAGCTGTACAACATGATGCTGTCGCTCAACTCGCAGGTGCTGGGGCAGGACGCCGCCCCCACCAAGCAGCACGGCGAGATCCTGAATGAGCTGGGCGGCAA
Above is a window of Gemmatimonadota bacterium DNA encoding:
- a CDS encoding DNA/RNA non-specific endonuclease, encoding MSPLLNGATAAPPVRLSEIHYDNTGTDAGEAIEISAPAGTDLTGWSVVLYNGNGGAVYTPTTTLSGIVADNCSGRGVMVVNYAANGLQNGSPDGVALVDAGGTLVEFLSYEGTFVAVGGAAAGVTSTDIGVSENGSEPLGLSLQRQSDGSWAAAATSTFGSCNDNGAPPPPPVVASVTIAPNGASIAVGATQQFAATAADANGATIPGATFAWSSENAAVATVSASGLVTGVAAGSANIIAAESGGIADTVSVTVTAAPPPPPPLPSTRFSEIHYDNFGTDVGEAIEVEGPAGTDLTGWSIVLYNGNGGAVYATVPLTGTIPDLCTGRGVISTSISGIQNGNPDGFALADATGTLVEFLSYGGAFTGVGGAANGVLSLDIGQAESSATQAGQSLHRDNSGVWQPAATASFGACYGQTPPPPSNTITFSGRTSADPALPVGFEDQLFATVRDPQGQVITTTVTWVSETPAVASIDANGVVHALSVGTYRVRATAADGITTATYTLDTQLATAGGTAVYGNNIEFGVPADGDASDDILVARAQFTSSFNPARGIPNWVSYNLEATHIGTQDRCDCFTYDPALPSSLPRYTTADYTGAGTFAGYGIDRGHLARSFDRSTGLLDNASTFYFSNIIPQAADNNQGPWAALENFLGDEARFQNREVYVIAGAAGSKGTVKGEGKITIPAYTWKVAVTMPRDQGLLQVDDLSDLTVLAVLMPNDAGIRNVPWQTYETTVDAIEALTGYDLLDLLPDPVEIAVESKTLPPVAAVDGPYSSAEGSSVSMSGATSSDPDGDALTYAWSFGDGTFGTGATTSHSYTQDGSFTVQLVVTDARGLADTVTTTATVSNVAPVIAAFAGATLYPFETYKASGTFTDPGTDPWTATVDYGTGGGAQALALTGRTFKLSQAYNQAGTFTVQVVVSDDDASHTRTARVTVLTVSQGILGTQATLQLLLSAGRISNAVYQALDAQLGAARTTLENGQVRPAMLLLDNVQAAIRRYEASGEISKADSASLRSVITRLITSLNKS
- a CDS encoding glycosyl hydrolase, translating into MSAIRTLSAVALATAALAIVVVPSGASAQRAGRATSTSASSTVPPYNPRLYSDPTATNKAFKSLRWRLIGPFRGGRVDAVAGDPTKPLVYYMGAVNGGVWKTTNAGISWENITDGKTDISSVGAVTVAPSDPNVIYVGTGESQLREDLTYGTGVYRSTDAGETWQHLGLVETHQVTAIRVHPNNPDVAYVAAIGHAFGPNAERGVFRTMDGGKSWKKILFLDDSTGATDLSMDPTNPRILYASMWKFQRSPWGMDAGGGKSGLWKSTDGGDTWVDLSGNRGMPKAPLGKIGIAVSPANPRRLFASIEAKDTLGGIFRSDDAGATWSRTNGEQKFQVRPWYYSAVTADPTNENTVYVMNLQVWRSIDGGKTFSRLRVPHGDTHIMWVDPKDPTRLINGNDGGATVSQDGGKSWSSIYNQPTSQFYHVITDNQWPYRLYGAQQDNSAITIASRSDFGSIGERDWWSVAGCENAHIAVDPRDPNITYGGCYTGMLMRHDNRTQQTRDIAVWLNNYDGIPASDVPNRFQWTFPVLLSPHDPTILYATSQHVWRSTNEGRSWDRISPDLTYADPATLGPTGGPVHKDMTGTEWYATIYAFAESPRAKGELWTGSDDGRVHLSRDGGATWSDVTPKAMVKHTRITGIEPSPHDPAVAYLSATRYQLDDFRPYFYKTTDYGKSWTRIDNGIPMGAYARSIREDPIRRGLLFAATEIGVWVSLDDGANWQPLQLNLPRASVRDLRVHENDIVVATHGRSFWALDDIAVIRQLHDSVTAKPLHLFQPSTAWRFAGGHGGRGGNAGENPYDGVLVDYWVGTPPTDKLTLEFVDPRGTVVRSFSSATKRDSTAKAPVDSMAYVASDSIVTTRPGTNRFFWNLRYPNAKEIKTVVNDMGTLAGPTVVPGDFRVRLIAGKDTLVRPFTVKLDPRVQATTADLQQTFDLGMKVRGRLGDIVDAFARIEDLQQQIDVRVTQSSEQAYAQRVKDAAKPVRDQLEVVRTELVDWFNHDDQATLHFPIKLYNMMLSLNSQVLGQDAAPTKQHGEILNELGGKVDVQLQRLQQLEASEIKKLNALLQELGLPPVFVPPTTVKTIS